One Lemur catta isolate mLemCat1 chromosome 15, mLemCat1.pri, whole genome shotgun sequence genomic window carries:
- the MED24 gene encoding mediator of RNA polymerase II transcription subunit 24 isoform X1, which translates to MKVVNLKQAILQAWKERWSDYQWAINMKKFFPKGATWDILNLADALLEQAMIGPSPNPLILSYLKYAISSQMVSYSSVLTAISKFDDFSRDLCIQALLDIMDMFCDRLSCHGKAEECIGLCRALLSALHWLLRCTAASAERLREGLEVGAPAAGEKQLAMCLQRLEKTLSSTKNRALLHIAKLEEASLHTSQGLGQGGTRANQPTASWTAMEHSLLKLGEILANLSDPQLRSQAEQCGSLIRSIPTMLSVHSEQLHKTGFPTVHALVLLEGTMNLTGETQPLVEQLMMVKRMQHIPTPLFVLEIWKACFVGIIESPEGTEELKWTAFTFLKIPQVLVKLKKYSHGDRDFTEDVNCAFEFLLKLTPLLDKADQHCNCDCANFLLQECSKQGLLSEASVNNLMAKRALDREHAPQLKSGENANIQPNPGLILRAEPTVTNILKTMDADHSKSPEGLLGVLGHMLSGKSLDLLLAAAAATGKLKSFARKFINLNEFTTHGSEDNPKAASVRALLFDISFLMLCYVAQTYGSEVILSESRTGAEVPFFETWMQTCMPEEGKILNPDHPCFRPDSTKVESLVALLNNSSEMKLVQMKWHEACLSISAAILEILNAWENGVLAFESIQKITDNIKGKVCSLAVCAVAWLVAHVRMLGLDEREKSLQMIRQLAGPLCSENTLQFYNERVVIMSSILEHMCADVLQQTATQIKFPSTGVDTMPYWNLLPPKRPIKEVLTDIFAKVLEKGWVDSRSIHIFDTLLHMGGVYWFCNNLIKELLKETRKEHTLRAVELLYSVFCLDMPQVTLVLLGHILPGLLTDSSKWHSLMDPPGTALAKLAVWCALSSYSSHKGQASTRQKKRHREDIEDYISLFPLDDTQPSKLMRLLSSNEDDTNVLSSPRSSPGLRAPVSPWVSDRVRRAVPSALPPLRPAADRSMSSSLSASQLHTVNMRDPLNRVLANLFLLISSILGSRTAGPHTQFVQWFMEECVDCLEQGSRGSILQFMPFTTVSELVKVSAMSSPKVVLAITDLSLPQGRQVAAKAIAAL; encoded by the exons ATGAAGGTGGTAAACCTGAAGCAAGCCATTTTGCAAGCCTGGAAGGAGCGATGGAGTGACTACCAATGGGCAATCAACATGAAGAAATTTTTTCCCAAAGGAGCCACCTGGGACATCCTCAACCTGGCAG ATGCACTACTGGAGCAAGCCATGATTGGACCTTCCCCCAATCCTCTCATCTTGTCCTACCTGAAGTATGCCATTAGTTCCCAG atGGTGTCCTACTCTTCTGTCCTCACAGCTATCAGCAAG TTTGATGACTTTTCCCGGGACCTGTGTATTCAGGCTTTGCTGGATATCATGGACATGTTTTGTGACCGTCTGAG CTGCCACGGCAAAGCAGAGGAGTGCATCGGGCTGTGCCGAGCCCTTCTCAGCGCCCTCCACTGGCTGCTGCGCTGCACGGCAGCCTCTGCAGAGCGGCTCCGGGAGGGGCTGGAGGTCGGTGCCCCAGCCGCGGGGGAGAAGCAGCTTGCCATGTGCCTGCAGCGCCTGGAGAAGACCCTCAGCAGCACCAAGAACCGGGCCCTGCTGCACATCGCCAAGCTAGAGGAGGCCT CATTGCACACATCCCAGGGACTTGGGCAGGGTGGCACCCGAGCCAATCAACCAacag CCTCCTGGACTGCCATGGAGCACTCTCTCTTGAAGCTTGGGGAGATCCTGGCCAACCTCAGCGACCCCCAGCTCCGGAGCCAGGCTGAGCAGTGTGGCAGCCTCATCAGGAG CATCCCCACAATGCTGTCCGTGCACTCGGAGCAGCTGCACAAGACTGGCTTCCCCACAGTCCACGCCCTGGTCCTGCTCGAGGGCACCATGAACCTGACAGGCGAGACGCAGCCCCTGGTGGAGCAGCTGATGATGGTGAAGcgcatgcag CACATCCCCACCCCGCTCTTTGTCCTGGAGATCTGGAAAGCTTGCTTCGTGGGGATCATCGAGTCTCCCGAGGGGACGGAGGAGCTCAAGTGGACAGCTTTCACCTTCCTCAAG ATTCCACAGGTTTTGGTGAAGTTGAAGAAGTACTCCCATGGGGACAGG GACTTCACTGAGGATGTCAACTGTGCTTTTGAGTTCCTGCTGAAGCTCACACCCTTGTTGGACAAAGCTGACCAGCACTGCAA CTGTGACTGTGCAAACTTCCTACTCCAAGAATGTAGCAAGCAGGGGCTTCTGTCTGAAGCCAGTGTCAACAACCTCATGGCTAAGCG CGCATTAGACCGAGAGCACGCACCCCAGCTGAAATCAGGAGAAAACGCCAACATCCAGCCCAACCCCGGCCTAATCCTCCGGGCGGAGCCCACTGTCACAAATATCCTCAAG ACGATGGATGCAGACCACTCCAAGTCCCCGGAGGGACTACTAGGGGTCCTGGGCCACATGCTGTCTGGGAAGAGTCTGGATTTGCTTCTGGCTGCTGCTGCCGCCACCGGAAAGCTTAAATCCTTCGCCCGGAAGTTCATCAA TTTGAATGAGTTCACGACCCACGGCAGCGAAGACAACC CCAAAGCAGCCTCAGTGCGTGCCTTGCTCTTTGACATCTCCTTCCTCATGCTGTGCTACGTGGCCCAGACCTATGGTTCAGAG GTGATTTTGTCTGAGTCACGCACAGGAGCAGAGGTCCCCTTCTTTGAGACCTGGATGCAGACTTGCATGCCCGAGGAGGGCAAGATCCTGAACCCTGACCACCCCTGCTTCCGGCCAGACTCCACCAAAGTGGAGTCCCTGGTGGCCCTGCTCAACAACTCCTCAGAGATGAAGCTGGT GCAGATGAAGTGGCACGAAGCCTGCCTCAGCATTTCAGCCGCCATCTTGGAAATCCTCAACGCCTGGGAGAATGGGGTGCTGGCCTTCGAGTCCATCCAG aaaATCACTGATAACATCAAGGGAAAGGTATGCAGTCTGGCAGTGTGTGCTGTGGCTTGGCTTGTGGCCCACGTCCGGATGCTGGGGCTGGATGAGCGTGAGAAGTCACTGCAGATGATCCGCCAGCTGGCAGGGCCACTGTGTAGTGAAAACACCCTGCAGTTCTACAATGAGAG GGTGGTGATCATGAGCTCGATCCTGGAGCACATGTGCGCTGACGTGCTGCAGCAGACTGCCACGCAGATCAAGTTCCCCTCCACGGGGGTGGACACGATGCCCTACTGGAACTTGCTGCCTCCCAAGCGACCCATTAAGGAGGTGCTGACGGACATCTTTGCCAAGGTGCTGGAGAAGGGCTGGGTGGACAGCCGCTCCATCCACATCTTTGACACCCTGCTGCACATGGGCGGCGTCTACTGGTTCTGCAACAACCTGATTAag GAGCTGCTGAAGGAGACACGGAAGGAGCACACTCTGCGCGCGGTGGAGCTGCTCTACTCTGTCTTCTGCCTGGACATGCCGCAAGTGACCCTGGTCCTGCTGGGCCACATCCTGCCCGGCCTGCTCACCGACTCCTCCAAGTGGCACAGTCTCATGGACCCACCGGGCACGGCGCTTGCCAA GCTGGCCGTGTGGTGTGCCCTGAGCTCCTACTCCTCCCACAAGGGACAGGCGTCTACCCGCCAGAAGAAGAGACACCGTGAAGACATCGAG GATTACATCAGCCTCTTCCCCTTGGACGACACGCAGCCGTCGAAGCTGATGCGACTGCTGAGCTCCAATGAGGATGACACCAACGTCCTCTCGAGTCCCA GATCTTCCCCGGGCCTCCGTGCACCAGTTAGCCCGTGGGTGAGCGACAGGGTGCGGCGGGCAGTGCCCTCAGCACTCCCTCCGCTCCGCCCTGCAGCCGACCGCTCCATGAGCAGCTCCCTCTCGGCCTCCCAGCTCCACACGGTCAACATGAGGGACCCTCTGAACCGAGTCCTGG CCAACCTGTTCCTGCTCATTTCCTCCATCCTGGGCTCCCGCACGGCGGGCCCGCACACGCAGTTCGTGCAGTGGTTCATGGAGGAGTGCGTGGACTGCCTGGAGCAGGGCAGCCGCGGCAGCATCCTGCAGTTCATGCCCTTCACCACC GTGTCGGAACTAGTGAAGGTGTCGGCCATGTCCAGCCCCAAGGTGGTTCTGGCCATCACGGACCTCAGCCTGCCCCAGGGCCGCCAGGTGGCTGCCAAGGCCATTGCTGCACTCTGA
- the MED24 gene encoding mediator of RNA polymerase II transcription subunit 24 isoform X5 yields MKVVNLKQAILQAWKERWSDYQWAINMKKFFPKGATWDILNLADALLEQAMIGPSPNPLILSYLKYAISSQMVSYSSVLTAISKFDDFSRDLCIQALLDIMDMFCDRLSCHGKAEECIGLCRALLSALHWLLRCTAASAERLREGLEVGAPAAGEKQLAMCLQRLEKTLSSTKNRALLHIAKLEEASLHTSQGLGQGGTRANQPTASWTAMEHSLLKLGEILANLSDPQLRSQAEQCGSLIRSIPTMLSVHSEQLHKTGFPTVHALVLLEGTMNLTGETQPLVEQLMMVKRMQHIPTPLFVLEIWKACFVGIIESPEGTEELKWTAFTFLKIPQVLVKLKKYSHGDRDFTEDVNCAFEFLLKLTPLLDKADQHCNCDCANFLLQECSKQGLLSEASVNNLMAKRALDREHAPQLKSGENANIQPNPGLILRAEPTVTNILKTMDADHSKSPEGLLGVLGHMLSGKSLDLLLAAAAATGKLKSFARKFINLNEFTTHGSEDNPKAASVRALLFDISFLMLCYVAQTYGSEVILSESRTGAEVPFFETWMQTCMPEEGKILNPDHPCFRPDSTKVESLVALLNNSSEMKLVQMKWHEACLSISAAILEILNAWENGVLAFESIQKITDNIKGKVCSLAVCAVAWLVAHVRMLGLDEREKSLQMIRQLAGPLCSENTLQFYNERVVIMSSILEHMCADVLQQTATQIKFPSTGVDTMPYWNLLPPKRPIKEVLTDIFAKVLEKGWVDSRSIHIFDTLLHMGGVYWFCNNLIKELLKETRKEHTLRAVELLYSVFCLDMPQVTLVLLGHILPGLLTDSSKWHSLMDPPGTALAKLAVWCALSSYSSHKGQASTRQKKRHREDIEDYISLFPLDDTQPSKLMRLLSSNEDDTNVLSSPRLRG; encoded by the exons ATGAAGGTGGTAAACCTGAAGCAAGCCATTTTGCAAGCCTGGAAGGAGCGATGGAGTGACTACCAATGGGCAATCAACATGAAGAAATTTTTTCCCAAAGGAGCCACCTGGGACATCCTCAACCTGGCAG ATGCACTACTGGAGCAAGCCATGATTGGACCTTCCCCCAATCCTCTCATCTTGTCCTACCTGAAGTATGCCATTAGTTCCCAG atGGTGTCCTACTCTTCTGTCCTCACAGCTATCAGCAAG TTTGATGACTTTTCCCGGGACCTGTGTATTCAGGCTTTGCTGGATATCATGGACATGTTTTGTGACCGTCTGAG CTGCCACGGCAAAGCAGAGGAGTGCATCGGGCTGTGCCGAGCCCTTCTCAGCGCCCTCCACTGGCTGCTGCGCTGCACGGCAGCCTCTGCAGAGCGGCTCCGGGAGGGGCTGGAGGTCGGTGCCCCAGCCGCGGGGGAGAAGCAGCTTGCCATGTGCCTGCAGCGCCTGGAGAAGACCCTCAGCAGCACCAAGAACCGGGCCCTGCTGCACATCGCCAAGCTAGAGGAGGCCT CATTGCACACATCCCAGGGACTTGGGCAGGGTGGCACCCGAGCCAATCAACCAacag CCTCCTGGACTGCCATGGAGCACTCTCTCTTGAAGCTTGGGGAGATCCTGGCCAACCTCAGCGACCCCCAGCTCCGGAGCCAGGCTGAGCAGTGTGGCAGCCTCATCAGGAG CATCCCCACAATGCTGTCCGTGCACTCGGAGCAGCTGCACAAGACTGGCTTCCCCACAGTCCACGCCCTGGTCCTGCTCGAGGGCACCATGAACCTGACAGGCGAGACGCAGCCCCTGGTGGAGCAGCTGATGATGGTGAAGcgcatgcag CACATCCCCACCCCGCTCTTTGTCCTGGAGATCTGGAAAGCTTGCTTCGTGGGGATCATCGAGTCTCCCGAGGGGACGGAGGAGCTCAAGTGGACAGCTTTCACCTTCCTCAAG ATTCCACAGGTTTTGGTGAAGTTGAAGAAGTACTCCCATGGGGACAGG GACTTCACTGAGGATGTCAACTGTGCTTTTGAGTTCCTGCTGAAGCTCACACCCTTGTTGGACAAAGCTGACCAGCACTGCAA CTGTGACTGTGCAAACTTCCTACTCCAAGAATGTAGCAAGCAGGGGCTTCTGTCTGAAGCCAGTGTCAACAACCTCATGGCTAAGCG CGCATTAGACCGAGAGCACGCACCCCAGCTGAAATCAGGAGAAAACGCCAACATCCAGCCCAACCCCGGCCTAATCCTCCGGGCGGAGCCCACTGTCACAAATATCCTCAAG ACGATGGATGCAGACCACTCCAAGTCCCCGGAGGGACTACTAGGGGTCCTGGGCCACATGCTGTCTGGGAAGAGTCTGGATTTGCTTCTGGCTGCTGCTGCCGCCACCGGAAAGCTTAAATCCTTCGCCCGGAAGTTCATCAA TTTGAATGAGTTCACGACCCACGGCAGCGAAGACAACC CCAAAGCAGCCTCAGTGCGTGCCTTGCTCTTTGACATCTCCTTCCTCATGCTGTGCTACGTGGCCCAGACCTATGGTTCAGAG GTGATTTTGTCTGAGTCACGCACAGGAGCAGAGGTCCCCTTCTTTGAGACCTGGATGCAGACTTGCATGCCCGAGGAGGGCAAGATCCTGAACCCTGACCACCCCTGCTTCCGGCCAGACTCCACCAAAGTGGAGTCCCTGGTGGCCCTGCTCAACAACTCCTCAGAGATGAAGCTGGT GCAGATGAAGTGGCACGAAGCCTGCCTCAGCATTTCAGCCGCCATCTTGGAAATCCTCAACGCCTGGGAGAATGGGGTGCTGGCCTTCGAGTCCATCCAG aaaATCACTGATAACATCAAGGGAAAGGTATGCAGTCTGGCAGTGTGTGCTGTGGCTTGGCTTGTGGCCCACGTCCGGATGCTGGGGCTGGATGAGCGTGAGAAGTCACTGCAGATGATCCGCCAGCTGGCAGGGCCACTGTGTAGTGAAAACACCCTGCAGTTCTACAATGAGAG GGTGGTGATCATGAGCTCGATCCTGGAGCACATGTGCGCTGACGTGCTGCAGCAGACTGCCACGCAGATCAAGTTCCCCTCCACGGGGGTGGACACGATGCCCTACTGGAACTTGCTGCCTCCCAAGCGACCCATTAAGGAGGTGCTGACGGACATCTTTGCCAAGGTGCTGGAGAAGGGCTGGGTGGACAGCCGCTCCATCCACATCTTTGACACCCTGCTGCACATGGGCGGCGTCTACTGGTTCTGCAACAACCTGATTAag GAGCTGCTGAAGGAGACACGGAAGGAGCACACTCTGCGCGCGGTGGAGCTGCTCTACTCTGTCTTCTGCCTGGACATGCCGCAAGTGACCCTGGTCCTGCTGGGCCACATCCTGCCCGGCCTGCTCACCGACTCCTCCAAGTGGCACAGTCTCATGGACCCACCGGGCACGGCGCTTGCCAA GCTGGCCGTGTGGTGTGCCCTGAGCTCCTACTCCTCCCACAAGGGACAGGCGTCTACCCGCCAGAAGAAGAGACACCGTGAAGACATCGAG GATTACATCAGCCTCTTCCCCTTGGACGACACGCAGCCGTCGAAGCTGATGCGACTGCTGAGCTCCAATGAGGATGACACCAACGTCCTCTCGAGTCCCA GGCTAAGGGGTTGA